In the Solanum pennellii chromosome 5, SPENNV200 genome, one interval contains:
- the LOC107018588 gene encoding protein PLASTID REDOX INSENSITIVE 2, chloroplastic-like — translation MALYLPTFTIAAASILNYSIQHKPETSLKLHLSKPISRNHLSVPHSSTQTQKHVYPEPIPEFAVAETKKFRVELLKKLSKEKEIRGDELDDVITVCAEIFNEFLHNEYGGPGTLLVEPFTDMMVALKERKLSGAASAARASLLWAQNYVDQDWETWNSKHLR, via the exons ATGGCGCTTTACCTTCCAACTTTCACCATTGCAGCTGCTTCAATCTTGAATTATTCAATTCAACACAAACCCGAAACCTCTCTTAAGCTTCACTTGTCAAAACCCATCTCAAGAAATCACTTGTCAGTTCCTCACAGCTCAACACAGACTCAAAAACACGTGTATCCTGAACCAATCCCTGAATTTGCTGTTGCT GAGACTAAGAAGTTCAGGGTGGAGCTCTTGAAGAAACTGTCCAAGGAAAAGGAGATTCGTGGAGACGAACTTGATGATGTTATTACTGTTTGTGCTGAG atttttaatgaATTCTTGCACAATGAATATGGAGGACCTGGGACACTACTTGTGGAGCCTTTTACTGATATGATGGTAGCTCTCAAAGAAAGGAAACTTTCAGGAGCGGCATCGGCTGCACGAGCATCACTATTATGGGCTCAAAATTACGTTGATCAAGATTGGGAGACTTGGAACTCAAAACACCTAAGATAA
- the LOC107020895 gene encoding cyclin-D1-1 isoform X1, producing the protein MSVSYSDCFSDLLCGEDSDTVFSNGGGEDLPECSSSDIESQFADIDESIAGLIEDEQNFVPGFDYIEKFQSQSLSAAARDESVAWILKVQRHYDFQPLTAYLAVNYFDRFLYSRSLPFQQTNGWPLQLLSVACLSLAAKMEEPLVPSLLDLQVEGAKYIFEPKTIQRMEFLVLRILDWRLRSITPFSFLSFFAAKLDSLGTFTAFLISRASQIILSNIQEASFLEYWPSCIAAATILCAANDLPNFSLVNAEHAESWCHGLRKDKIVGCYELVQKYAIALRPRRFPRVYPQVRVMTRASTTTTTVASSDSSSSSSSSSTSYKRRKLNNTWWSTTDEDS; encoded by the exons ATGTCAGTCTCTTACTCCGACTGTTTCTCCGACCTACTCTGCGGCGAAGACTCCGATACCGTTTTCTCAAACGGAGGAGGAGAGGATTTGCCGGAATGTTCCTCGTCGGATATCGAATCTCAGTTCGCCGATATCGATGAATCAATCGCCGGTCTTATCGAAGATGAACAAAATTTCGTACCTGGATTTGACTATATCGAGAAGTTCCAATCTCAATCTCTAAGCGCCGCCGCTAGAGATGAATCCGTTGCATGGATTCTCAAG gTACAACGCCACTATGATTTTCAGCCATTAACGGCGTATCTCGCCGTTAACTATTTCGATCGTTTTCTCTACTCGAGAAGCTTACCG TTTCAGCAAACAAATGGATGGCCACTTCAACTCTTGTCGGTTGCTTGTTTATCTTTAGCAGCAAAAATGGAGGAACCACTTGTTCCTTCTCTTTTGGATCTTCAg GTTGAAGGCGCGAAGTATATATTTGAACCAAAAACTATCCAAAGAATGGAGTTTCTTGTGCTGAGGATATTAGATTGGAGGCTACGATCCATAACTCCGTTTAGTTTCCTCAGTTTCTTTGCAGCTAAGCTTGATTCATTAGGAACTTTCACTGCTTTCCTTATCTCAAGGGCTTCTCAGATTATCCTCTCTAATATTCAAG AAGCTAGCTTTCTTGAGTATTGGCCATCATGCATAGCTGCAGCTACAATACTATGTGCAGCTAATGACCTTCCAAATTTCTCTCTTGTGAATGCTGAACATGCTGAGTCCTGGTGTCATGGACTTCGCAAA GATAAAATCGTGGGGTGCTATGAATTAGTGCAAAAGTACGCAATTGCATTAAGGCCACGAAGATTTCCTAGAGTTTATCCACAGGTACGAGTCATGACTCGTGCtagtactactactactactgtAGCATCTAGTGACTCGTCgtcctcatcatcatcttcttccaCATcttataaaagaagaaaattaaataacacGTGGTGGAGTACCACAGATGAGGATAGTTAA
- the LOC107018587 gene encoding uncharacterized protein LOC107018587: protein MGNCQAVDAAALVIQHPNGKIDRMYWPMTASEVMKMNPGHYVSLIIPLPISSDDKSNDKTVRFTRVKLLRQTDTLVLGRAYRLVTTQEVMKVLRAKKHAKMKKNQPELQENQRSSCELEAGNSESDKNKAKRHEGNRQRPGTTNLAAASRSKSWRPSLQSISESNS from the exons ATGGGGAATTGCCAGGCTGTTGATGCAGCTGCACTAGTAATACAACATCCAAATGGTAAGATAGACAGGATGTATTGGCCTATGACAGCTAGTGAAGTTATGAAAATGAACCCTGGTCACTATGTTTCACTCATCATACCTCTTCCTATCTCCTCCGATGACAAATCCAACGATAAAACTGTTCGTTTCACACGCGTTAAACTTCTCCGTCAAACAGACACTTTAGTCCTTGGCAGAGCTTATAGACTTGTCACAACACaag AGGTGATGAAGGTATTGAGAGCGAAGAAACATGCAAAGATGAAAAAGAATCAACCAGAGTTGCAAGAAAATCAAAGATCAAGCTGTGAACTTGAAGCTGGAAACTCTGAATCAGATAAGAACAAG GCTAAAAGACATGAAGGAAACAGGCAAAGACCTGGAACAACAAACTTAGCTGCTGCTTCAAGGTCGAAATCATGGCGTCCGAGTTTACAGAGTATCTCTGAGTCCAATAGCTAA
- the LOC107020895 gene encoding cyclin-D1-1 isoform X2, producing the protein MSVSYSDCFSDLLCGEDSDTVFSNGGGEDLPECSSSDIESQFADIDESIAGLIEDEQNFVPGFDYIEKFQSQSLSAAARDESVAWILKVQRHYDFQPLTAYLAVNYFDRFLYSRSLPQTNGWPLQLLSVACLSLAAKMEEPLVPSLLDLQVEGAKYIFEPKTIQRMEFLVLRILDWRLRSITPFSFLSFFAAKLDSLGTFTAFLISRASQIILSNIQEASFLEYWPSCIAAATILCAANDLPNFSLVNAEHAESWCHGLRKDKIVGCYELVQKYAIALRPRRFPRVYPQVRVMTRASTTTTTVASSDSSSSSSSSSTSYKRRKLNNTWWSTTDEDS; encoded by the exons ATGTCAGTCTCTTACTCCGACTGTTTCTCCGACCTACTCTGCGGCGAAGACTCCGATACCGTTTTCTCAAACGGAGGAGGAGAGGATTTGCCGGAATGTTCCTCGTCGGATATCGAATCTCAGTTCGCCGATATCGATGAATCAATCGCCGGTCTTATCGAAGATGAACAAAATTTCGTACCTGGATTTGACTATATCGAGAAGTTCCAATCTCAATCTCTAAGCGCCGCCGCTAGAGATGAATCCGTTGCATGGATTCTCAAG gTACAACGCCACTATGATTTTCAGCCATTAACGGCGTATCTCGCCGTTAACTATTTCGATCGTTTTCTCTACTCGAGAAGCTTACCG CAAACAAATGGATGGCCACTTCAACTCTTGTCGGTTGCTTGTTTATCTTTAGCAGCAAAAATGGAGGAACCACTTGTTCCTTCTCTTTTGGATCTTCAg GTTGAAGGCGCGAAGTATATATTTGAACCAAAAACTATCCAAAGAATGGAGTTTCTTGTGCTGAGGATATTAGATTGGAGGCTACGATCCATAACTCCGTTTAGTTTCCTCAGTTTCTTTGCAGCTAAGCTTGATTCATTAGGAACTTTCACTGCTTTCCTTATCTCAAGGGCTTCTCAGATTATCCTCTCTAATATTCAAG AAGCTAGCTTTCTTGAGTATTGGCCATCATGCATAGCTGCAGCTACAATACTATGTGCAGCTAATGACCTTCCAAATTTCTCTCTTGTGAATGCTGAACATGCTGAGTCCTGGTGTCATGGACTTCGCAAA GATAAAATCGTGGGGTGCTATGAATTAGTGCAAAAGTACGCAATTGCATTAAGGCCACGAAGATTTCCTAGAGTTTATCCACAGGTACGAGTCATGACTCGTGCtagtactactactactactgtAGCATCTAGTGACTCGTCgtcctcatcatcatcttcttccaCATcttataaaagaagaaaattaaataacacGTGGTGGAGTACCACAGATGAGGATAGTTAA